The nucleotide window GCATGCAGGCGCCCGGGAGCTGATCGCCAGGCTACACGGGCAGGGCATTCCGCAGGCCGTGCTTTCGGCCTATCAGCAGGATGCGCTGCTGCAGGCAACGGACTATTTTGAGTTGACCCGCTTTTTCGACGATATTGTTGGCCTCAACGACATCTATGCCGCCGGCAAGGTGGAGAATGGCCTGAAATACATGTCCGGGCTCGATCTGGTTCCGGACGAGGTGCTCTTCATCGGGGATACCATCCACGATTTCGAGGTGGCCGAGGCCATGGGCGTTAAGAGCGTACTGGTGGCCAATGGGCACAATAGCCGGTCTCGACTCGAAGCCTGCGGCGTGCCCGTCTTCTCTTCCCTCTTCGGGGTTGGGGCATTCATCAAGGGCTGATCTGCCGATCGTGGGACTTGGCAAAATATCGTATAAATTTTACGTGATGTCCGGTGTCCGCTTTCCGGTGGTTGGCCTATCTTTGTCAGTGTAGATGGCAAAGTGGCTTTTCCTGCGTTGCCCGTATGGGAATGAACGAATCGG belongs to Pontiella desulfatans and includes:
- a CDS encoding HAD family hydrolase; its protein translation is MNDFKHIIWDWNGTLWDDTWLCTEINNHMLQRRKLPEIDIGVYRDKLCFPVDQYYCQLGFDYGQDPYNRLAEEFIEEYERRRFECALHAGARELIARLHGQGIPQAVLSAYQQDALLQATDYFELTRFFDDIVGLNDIYAAGKVENGLKYMSGLDLVPDEVLFIGDTIHDFEVAEAMGVKSVLVANGHNSRSRLEACGVPVFSSLFGVGAFIKG